The following coding sequences are from one Candidatus Eisenbacteria bacterium window:
- the mce gene encoding methylmalonyl-CoA epimerase — protein sequence MSERIDHIGIAVADVAAALRVYRDLLGLDLESVEEVASQKLTTYHLRLGESAIELLSPTDPSSAVGRFLEKHGPGIHHVSIAVADLDAARARLVAGGMEPIGDPSTGAGGKRIQFFHPRTTGGVLLEICSEA from the coding sequence ATGAGCGAGAGGATCGACCACATCGGGATCGCCGTGGCGGACGTCGCGGCGGCGCTACGGGTCTATCGCGACCTGCTGGGGCTCGATCTCGAGTCGGTCGAGGAGGTCGCCTCGCAGAAGCTCACGACCTACCACCTCCGCCTGGGCGAGAGCGCGATCGAGCTTCTCTCTCCCACGGACCCGTCCTCCGCGGTCGGGCGGTTCCTCGAGAAGCACGGTCCCGGAATCCACCACGTCTCGATCGCCGTCGCGGACCTCGACGCGGCCCGCGCGCGGCTCGTCGCGGGCGGCATGGAGCCGATCGGGGATCCCTCGACGGGGGCCGGCGGCAAGAGGATCCAGTTCTTCCACCCGAGGACGACCGGGGGGGTTCTGCTCGAGATCTGCTCGGAAGCGTAG